A genomic region of Zea mays cultivar B73 chromosome 6, Zm-B73-REFERENCE-NAM-5.0, whole genome shotgun sequence contains the following coding sequences:
- the LOC103629900 gene encoding uncharacterized protein, with translation MGRRCVASINALLPICSAIPAILVAHLPSTTPHRPQQPLPTYKNNRSFCCAVVHAVVGRAHCSGYEGPMFLCGSDNDTVELRQCRQADFSDWNLWFFLKIENVLAS, from the exons ATGGGGAGGAGGTGCGTGGCCTCCATCAACGCTCTCCTACCCATCTGCTCCGCGATCCCCGCCATTCTTGTCGCTCACCTTCCATCGACGACGCCACATCGACCTCAGCAACCTCTGCCCACCTACAAGAACAACCG GTCGTTTTGTTGCGCTGTTGTGCACGCGGTTGTAGGGAGGGCGCATTGTAGCGGCTACGAGGGACCGATGTTCCTGTGTGGCAGTGACAACGACACCGTGGAGCTAAGACAATGTCGGCAAGCTGATTTTTCAGATTGGAATCTATGGTTCTTTTTAAAGATCGAAAATGTTCTAGCATCTTAA